The Styela clava chromosome 13, kaStyClav1.hap1.2, whole genome shotgun sequence genome has a window encoding:
- the LOC120332365 gene encoding dynein regulatory complex subunit 4-like, translating to MPPKKGKKGKKGKKSAKKPKTPTVVDGMSTEEMSKEQLEEHIGRLREELEREREERNYFQLERDKVNTFWEITKRQLEEKKAELRNKDREMEDSEERHQIEIKVYKQKVKHLLYEHQNNISELKAESSVALKLSQEDHRLQETDLRKDKRSLKVNLKEQELSHEESVKNLVKKQDEHITQLREDFERQAREIESKYERKMRVLRDELELRRKTEIHEIEERKNGQINALMRNHEKAFSDIKNYYNDITLNNLALINSLKEQIEEMKKKEERLEKEMAEIQLQNKRLTEPLQKAREEVDDLRKQLANYKKDKASLASAKARLRLMEKEMKSLQWEHEVLEQRFEKTQAERDELYNKFVKAIHEVQQKSGFKNLLLEKKLSALADTLEKKEAQLNEVLSASNLDPTALTVVTRKLEDVLDSKNSAIKDLQYELARVCKAHNDLLRTYESKLISFGVPIDELGFKPLESTIGGQELGKGPAGLVAAPT from the exons ATG CCTCCCAAAAAAGGGAAGAAGGGAAAAAAGGGCAAAAAATCTGCGAAAAAGCCCAAAACCCCGACCGTCGTAGATGGAATGTCAACTGAAGAAATGTCAAAGGAGCAG TTGGAGGAGCACATTGGTCGACTTCGTGAAGAATTGgaaagagagagagaggaaAGGAATTATTTTCAACTTGAGAGAGATAAG GTCAACACATTCTGGGAAATCACAAAGCGACAATTGGAAGAGAAGAAAGCTGAATTGAGAAATAAAGATCGAGAAATGGAAGATTCAGAAGAAAGAcatcaaattgaaattaaa GTATACAAGCAAAAAGTCAAACATCTTCTGTACGAGCATCAGAACAACATTTCAGAATTGAAAGCAGAGAGTTCGGTGGCTTTGAAGTTATCGCAGGAAGATCACAGGTTACAGGAGACAGACCTCAGAAAAGATAAAAGGTCATTGAAGGTCAATTTGAAAGAACAGGAATTATCTCATGAGGAATCTGTGAAGAATCTTGTGAAG AAACAAGACGAACACATCACTCAGTTGAGAGAAGATTTCGAAAGACAAGCAAGAG aaattgaatcaaaatatgAGCGCAAGATGCGTGTACTTCGGGACGAACTTGAACTTCGACGAAAGACAGAAATTCATGAAATTGAAGAGCGAAAGAATGGCCAGATAAATGCACTCATGCGAAACCACGAGAAAGCATTCTCCGAtatcaaaaattattacaaCGACATCACACTCAACAATCTGGCTCTCATCAATTCATTAAAG GAGcaaattgaagaaatgaaaaagaaagAAGAAAGACTGGAGAAAGAAATGGCAGAAATACAACTCCAGAACAAACGTTTGACTGAGCCTTTACAAAAAGCTCGTGAAGAAGTCGATGATCTGAGAAAACAACTTGCTAATTATAAGAAGGATAAAGCTTCATTGGCA aGTGCTAAAGCCAGACTCCGTTTGATGgagaaagaaatgaaatctcTACAATGGGAACATGAAGTTCTGGAGCAAAGATTTGAGAAG ACTCAAGCAGAGAGAGATGAATTATACAACAAGTTTGTAAAAGCAATTCATGAAGTTCAGCAGAAGAGTGGTTTCAAGAATTTACTTCTAGAAAAGAAGTTATCAGCGCTCGCTGACACTTTGGAAAAGAAGGAAGCTCAATTGAACGAAGTGTTATCGGCTTCCAATCTCGATCCCACTGCTCTTACTGTGGTTACAAGAAAGTTAGAG gacgTGTTGGATTCGAAGAACAGCGCTATCAAGGATCTTCAATACGAATTGGCAAGAGTATGCAAG GCTCACAACGACCTTCTTCGTACCTACGAATCGAAACTCATCTCATTCGGTGTTCCCATTGACGAACTTGGCTTCAAACCACTAGAGAGCACTATCGGGGGCCAAGAACTTGGCAAAGGACCTGCTGGACTTGTCGCTGCCCCAACGTAA
- the LOC120332493 gene encoding ATP-binding cassette sub-family F member 2-like → MPSEAAKRRAAKKKEASKKKPVKKTQNENGNGDVNGLNTEVENLSLSSRSCTGVLASHPLATDLHIHNYSCTFHGQVLWEDTNLELNSGNRYGLIGLNGCGKTTLLRSLGHRDVPIPDHIDVFILDREMEASDKTPLQTVMEVDKERTRLEKEAERLSHEDPESDHLFQIYERLDELGVDLAQVRAARILHGLGFTAAMQQKKLSDFSGGWRMRVALARALFVKPYLLLLDEPTNHLDLDACVWLEEELKTFKHILVLISHSQDFLNGVCTNMIHMTQKKLSYFSGNYDAFIRTKLELDENQMKRYKWEQDQISHMKDYIARFGHGSAKLAKQAQSKEKTLAKMVEKGLTQRVSSDNGISFFFPECGKLAPPVMMVQNVSFRYNDQTPLIYENLEFGIDLDTRLALVGPNGAGKSTLLKLIAGELVPSDGLIRRHSHLKIARYHQHLTDQLDLDLSPLDYMMKCYPEIKEIEQMRRIIGRYGLSGKQQICPIRKLSDGQKCRVVFAWLASQNPHLLLLDEPTNHLDIETIDALAEAILDFNGGMILVSHDFRLISQVAKDIWICEKRTVTPWTKGIIAYKDSLKKRVMKEDKDLSKGRSADHHSDDDDEKKPAVVQKKAVPKKNMIVGIVAAKKSSPKTEKKTAQSNGHKEEVDHWDQD, encoded by the exons ATGCCTTCTGAAGCCGCCAAACGCCGAGCTGCAAAAAAGAAAGAAGCTTCAAAGAAGAAGCCAgtcaaaaaaactcaaaatgaaAATGGCAATGGAGATGTGAATG GATTAAACACAGAAGTTGAAAACCTGTCCTTGAGTTCACGTTCTTGTACTGGTGTTCTTGCCTCCCATCCTCTTGCTACTGATTTGCATATCCATAATTATTCCTGTACTTTCCATGGCCAG GTACTTTGGGAAGACACAAATTTGGAATTGAATTCCGGGAACAGATATGGATTAATCGGCCTTAATGGATGtg GAAAAACCACTTTACTACGAAGTCTTGGACATAGAGATGTTCCCATTCCTGATCATATTGATGTTTTTATTCTTGATCGTGAGATGGAAGCGAGCGATAAAACTCCTCTCCAAACTGTCATGGAAGTTGATAAAGAAAGAACGCGGTTGGAAAAAGAAGCTGAAAGATTGAGTCATGAAGATC cggaaAGTGatcatttgtttcaaatttatgaACGTTTGGATGAACTGGGTGTCGATTTAGCTCAAGTTCGTGCAGCAAGAATTTTACACGGACTTGGATTCACCGCAGCTATGCAGCAAAAGAAATTGTCAGATTTTTCTGGTGGTTGGAGAATGAGAGTTGCTCTTGCTAG AGCATTGTTTGTGAAACCATATCTTCTACTTCTTGATGAACCGACAAATCATCTGGACTTGGACGCCTGTGTGTGGCTGGAAGAGGAATTAAAAAC attcaagCACATTCTTGTATTAATTTCACATTCTCAAGATTTTTTAAACGGAGTTTGCACAAATATGATACACATGACACAGAAGAAATTGTCTTATTTTTCG GGTAATTATGATGCATTCATTCGTACAAAACTTGAACTTGATGAAAATCAAATGAAGAGATATAAGTGGGAACAGGATCAGATTTCTCACATGAAG GACTACATCGCTAGGTTTGGTCACGGAAGTGCCAAGTTAGCAAAACAAGCACAAAGTAAAGAAAAGACTTTAGCTAAAATGGTTGAAAAAG GTTTGACACAGAGAGTTTCATCTGATAATGGAATTAGTTTTTTCTTTCCTGAATGCGGAAAACTAGCTCCACCTGTCATGATGGTTCAGAATGTCAGTTTCAGATACAATGATCAAACT CCTTTAATCTACGAAAATCTTGAATTTGGAATTGATCTTGATACAAGGCTTGCTCTTGTTGGCCCCAACGGAGCTGGAAAATCAACTTTATTAAAGCTGATTGCAGGAGAG CTCGTGCCCAGTGATGGATTAATACGAAGACACAGTCATCTTAAGATAGCAAGATATCATCAG CATTTAACTGATCAACTCGATCTTGACCTTTCACCCCTTGACTATATGATGAAATGTTATCCTGAAATCAAAGAAATTGAACAGATGAGAAGAATCATTGGAAGATACGGACTAAGTGGAAAACAACAG atCTGTCCTATTCGAAAGTTATCAGATGGCCAAAAGTGTCGAGTTGTATTCGCGTGGTTGGCTTCGCAGAATCCTCATCTCTTACTACTTGACGAACCCACTAATCACTTGGATATCGAAACTATCGATGCACTTGCGGAAGCCATCCTGGATTTTAACGGTGGAATGATACTGGTGTCTCACGATTTTAGGCTCATTAGTCAG GTGGCAAAAGATATCTGGATTTGTGAAAAGCGAACCGTGACACCATGGACGAAAGGAATTATTGCTTACAAGGATTCATTAAAGAAGAGAGTGATGAAGGAGGATAAAGATTTGTCTAA GGGACGAAGTGCTGATCATCACAG TGATGATGATGACGAAAAGAAACCTGCAGTTGTACAGAAGAAAGCAGTTCCAAAAAAGAACATGATTGTCGGGATTGTCGCAGCTAAGAAGTCGTCaccaaaaactgaaaaaaagacTGCACAGTCTAATGGACATAAAGAAGAAGTTGACCATTGGGATCAAGATTAA